A DNA window from Arachis duranensis cultivar V14167 chromosome 3, aradu.V14167.gnm2.J7QH, whole genome shotgun sequence contains the following coding sequences:
- the LOC107481244 gene encoding single-stranded DNA-binding protein WHY1, chloroplastic isoform X3, with translation MLQLKLHSIPSSLSSSSNSLCLQNHSFLSPKFLPFSSVTPKPFSITCRHSDLFDQKTFSSSAPSSSSSGGALPPRVYVGHSIYKGKAALSITPRPPEFAPLDSGAFKISREGYVLLQFAPAIASRQYDWTRKQVFSLSVGEMGTVISLGARESCEFFHDPMKGKSDEGKVRKVLKVDPLPDGSGHMFNLSVQNRIVNVDENIYIPVSRAELTVLSSIFNFIMPYLLGWHTFANSIKPEDSRGANNANPTYGGDYEWNRL, from the exons ATGTTGCAGTTGAAGCTACACTCAATCCCTTcatcactttcttcttcttccaattcTCTCTGCCTTCAGAACCATTCCTTTCTCTCTCCAAAgttccttcctttttcttctgtCACTCCAAAGCCCTTCTCCATCACATGCCGCCACTCCGACCTCTTCGACCAGAAAACCTTCTCCTCCTccgcaccttcttcttcttc TTCAGGTGGAGCTTTGCCACCTAGGGTTTATGTTGGTCACTCCATTTACAAAGGGAAGGCTGCACTTTCCATCACTCCTAGGCCTCCGGAATTTGCCCCGCTCGAT TCAGGGGCATTCAAAATATCTAGGGAAGGTTATGTTCTGCTTCAGTTTGCACCCGCAATTGCTTCGCGCCAGTATGATTGGACTAGAAAGCAG GTGTTCTCTTTATCAGTGGGCGAAATGGGAACTGTGATCAGCCTTGGCGCAAGGGAGTCTTGTGAATTCTTCCATGATCCTATGAAGGGCAAAAG TGATGAAGGTAAAGTCAGAAAAGTTTTGAAGGTGGATCCTCTTCCAGATGGTTCTGGTCACATGTTTAACCTCA GTGTTCAAAACAGGATTGTGAATGTCGATGAAAACATCTACATCCCTGTCTCAAGAGCAGAGTTAACAGTTTTGAGCTCAATTTTCAAt TTTATTATGCCATACCTTCTCGGTTGGCACACCTTTGCGAACTCGATAAAGCCAGAGGATTCGAGAGGAGCGAATAATGCAAACCCTACATATGGAGGAGACTATGAATGGAATAGACTGTGA
- the LOC107481244 gene encoding single-stranded DNA-binding protein WHY1, chloroplastic isoform X1, producing the protein MLQLKLHSIPSSLSSSSNSLCLQNHSFLSPKFLPFSSVTPKPFSITCRHSDLFDQKTFSSSAPSSSSSSSGGALPPRVYVGHSIYKGKAALSITPRPPEFAPLDSGAFKISREGYVLLQFAPAIASRQYDWTRKQVFSLSVGEMGTVISLGARESCEFFHDPMKGKSDEGKVRKVLKVDPLPDGSGHMFNLSVQNRIVNVDENIYIPVSRAELTVLSSIFNFIMPYLLGWHTFANSIKPEDSRGANNANPTYGGDYEWNRL; encoded by the exons ATGTTGCAGTTGAAGCTACACTCAATCCCTTcatcactttcttcttcttccaattcTCTCTGCCTTCAGAACCATTCCTTTCTCTCTCCAAAgttccttcctttttcttctgtCACTCCAAAGCCCTTCTCCATCACATGCCGCCACTCCGACCTCTTCGACCAGAAAACCTTCTCCTCCTccgcaccttcttcttcttcttcttc TTCAGGTGGAGCTTTGCCACCTAGGGTTTATGTTGGTCACTCCATTTACAAAGGGAAGGCTGCACTTTCCATCACTCCTAGGCCTCCGGAATTTGCCCCGCTCGAT TCAGGGGCATTCAAAATATCTAGGGAAGGTTATGTTCTGCTTCAGTTTGCACCCGCAATTGCTTCGCGCCAGTATGATTGGACTAGAAAGCAG GTGTTCTCTTTATCAGTGGGCGAAATGGGAACTGTGATCAGCCTTGGCGCAAGGGAGTCTTGTGAATTCTTCCATGATCCTATGAAGGGCAAAAG TGATGAAGGTAAAGTCAGAAAAGTTTTGAAGGTGGATCCTCTTCCAGATGGTTCTGGTCACATGTTTAACCTCA GTGTTCAAAACAGGATTGTGAATGTCGATGAAAACATCTACATCCCTGTCTCAAGAGCAGAGTTAACAGTTTTGAGCTCAATTTTCAAt TTTATTATGCCATACCTTCTCGGTTGGCACACCTTTGCGAACTCGATAAAGCCAGAGGATTCGAGAGGAGCGAATAATGCAAACCCTACATATGGAGGAGACTATGAATGGAATAGACTGTGA
- the LOC107481244 gene encoding single-stranded DNA-binding protein WHY1, chloroplastic isoform X2: MLQLKLHSIPSSLSSSSNSLCLQNHSFLSPKFLPFSSVTPKPFSITCRHSDLFDQKTFSSSAPSSSSSSGGALPPRVYVGHSIYKGKAALSITPRPPEFAPLDSGAFKISREGYVLLQFAPAIASRQYDWTRKQVFSLSVGEMGTVISLGARESCEFFHDPMKGKSDEGKVRKVLKVDPLPDGSGHMFNLSVQNRIVNVDENIYIPVSRAELTVLSSIFNFIMPYLLGWHTFANSIKPEDSRGANNANPTYGGDYEWNRL, encoded by the exons ATGTTGCAGTTGAAGCTACACTCAATCCCTTcatcactttcttcttcttccaattcTCTCTGCCTTCAGAACCATTCCTTTCTCTCTCCAAAgttccttcctttttcttctgtCACTCCAAAGCCCTTCTCCATCACATGCCGCCACTCCGACCTCTTCGACCAGAAAACCTTCTCCTCCTccgcaccttcttcttcttcttcttcag GTGGAGCTTTGCCACCTAGGGTTTATGTTGGTCACTCCATTTACAAAGGGAAGGCTGCACTTTCCATCACTCCTAGGCCTCCGGAATTTGCCCCGCTCGAT TCAGGGGCATTCAAAATATCTAGGGAAGGTTATGTTCTGCTTCAGTTTGCACCCGCAATTGCTTCGCGCCAGTATGATTGGACTAGAAAGCAG GTGTTCTCTTTATCAGTGGGCGAAATGGGAACTGTGATCAGCCTTGGCGCAAGGGAGTCTTGTGAATTCTTCCATGATCCTATGAAGGGCAAAAG TGATGAAGGTAAAGTCAGAAAAGTTTTGAAGGTGGATCCTCTTCCAGATGGTTCTGGTCACATGTTTAACCTCA GTGTTCAAAACAGGATTGTGAATGTCGATGAAAACATCTACATCCCTGTCTCAAGAGCAGAGTTAACAGTTTTGAGCTCAATTTTCAAt TTTATTATGCCATACCTTCTCGGTTGGCACACCTTTGCGAACTCGATAAAGCCAGAGGATTCGAGAGGAGCGAATAATGCAAACCCTACATATGGAGGAGACTATGAATGGAATAGACTGTGA